The Setaria italica strain Yugu1 chromosome IX, Setaria_italica_v2.0, whole genome shotgun sequence genome has a window encoding:
- the LOC101786196 gene encoding BEL1-like homeodomain protein 7: MATFFSASADQRDLAAAGDMFHHYTTSNPYSDSPTGGLMPFPATIVSEGHVAHCGDGRDEPASFVNARDGPTSGAGMGLQTQLLMANASTAQHQGLSLSLGTQGVPVSLYQYRQAGMAAASLLSPGQTTTASRSAQSIYIQNSKYLKAARELLDEVVNVRDAIKRKGDKNQSNKDSGEGKDAEKSEEKAEEHEGNSSAELTPSERQDLQNKVSALMALLDQVDRKYRHYHHQMQIVMSSFDAVAGAGAARPYTALALQTISRHFRSLRDAIGAQVQSLRRSLGEKDTSAQGGGLSRLRYIDQQLRQQRAMQQFGMMQQPQHAWRPQRGLPESAVSVLRAWLFEHFLHPYPKDSEKLMLARQTGLSRGQVSNWFINARVRLWKPMIEEMYKEEFGAEMDSHSSSENAGNKGKDEAISSEDHDEFQSPSSAAKHGTAAGHLNAFKSEAIGGMDAGGAIGSYTTSLNLGAVGNGSSSSSLLQDALAHHHSDPRFVAYGDMVGLGGYDGGSVSLTLGLQHCNDAGAVPAEQPGLLYGNAGDFEFMNASEDRQRFGSSQLLHDFVA, translated from the exons ATGGCCACATTCTTCTCCGCTTCCGCCGATCAGagggacctcgccgccgccggcgacatgTTCCACCACTACACCACGTCCAATCCGTACTCGGATTCACCAACCGGCGGCCTGATGCCTTTCCCCGCCACCATCGTGTCTGAAGGCCACGTCGCCCATTGCGGCGACGGCAGGGACGAGCCGGCCTCGTTCGTGAACGCGAGGGACGGGCCAACCAGCGGCGCTGGGATGGGCCTGCAGACGCAGCTGCTGATGGCGAACGCGTCGACGGCGCAGCACCAGGGCCTGTCGCTTAGCCTCGGCACCCAAGGCGTGCCGGTGTCTCTCTACCAGTACCGGCAGGCCGGCATGGCTGCCGCCTCCTTGCTCAGCCCGGGccagacgacgacggcgagcaggAGCGCGCAGAGCATCTACATCCAGAACTCCAAGTACCTGAAGGCCGCGAGGGAGCTGCTGGACGAGGTGGTCAATGTCCGGGACGCGATCAAGCGCAAGGGAGACAAGAACCAGAGCAATAAGGATTCCGGCGAGGGCAAGGACGCCGAGAAGAGCGAGGAGAAGGCCGAGGAGCACGAGGGGAACTCCTCCGCCGAGCTGACGCCGTCGGAGAGGCAAGACCTTCAGAACAAAGTGTCGGCGCTGATGGCACTGCTGGAtcag GTCGACCGGAAGTACAGGCACTACCACCACCAGATGCAGATCGTCATGTCGTCCTTCGAcgcggtggccggcgccggcgcggcgaggccgtACACGGCGCTGGCGCTGCAGACGATCTCCCGGCACTTCCGGTCGCTGCGCGACGCCATCGGCGCGCAGGTGCAGTCCCTGCGGCGGAGCCTCGGCGAGAAGGATACCTCGGCGCAGGGCGGCGGGCTGTCCCGGCTGCGCTACATCGACCAACAGCTCCGGCAGCAGCGCGCCATGCAGCAGTTCGGCATgatgcagcagccgcagcacgCCTGGCGCCCCCAGCGCGGCCTCCCGGAGTCCGCCGTCTCCGTGCTCCGCGCATGGCTCTTCGAGCATTTCCTCCACCC GTACCCAAAAGATTCTGAGAAGTTGATGCTCGCTAGGCAGACAGGCTTGTCCAGGGGCCAG GTGTCGAACTGGTTCATCAACGCGCGTGTTCGCCTGTGGAAGCCGATGATCGAGGAGATGTACAAGGAGGAATTCGGCGCGGAGATGGACTCGCACTCGTCGTCGGAGAACGCGGGCAACAAGGGCAAGGACGAGGCGATATCTTCGGAGGACCACGACGAGTTCCAGAGCCCGTCGAGCGCCGCGAAGCACGGCACAGCAGCTGGACACCTCAACGCGTTCAAGTCGGAGGCCATCGGTGGCatggacgccggcggcgccattggctcCTACACAACCAGCCTCAACCTCGGCGCCGTCGgcaacggcagcagcagcagcagcctcctgCAGGACGCGCTCGCGCACCACCACAGCGACCCGAGGTTCGTGGCGTACGGCGACATGGTCGGCCTCGGCGGCTACGACGGCGGCAGCGTGTCGTTGACGCTGGGCCTGCAGCACTGCAacgacgccggcgccgtgccGGCCGAACAACCGGGCCTCCTGTACGGCAACGCCGGCGACTTCGAGTTCATGAACGCCTCCGAGGACAGGCAGCGGTTCGGCTCGTCGCAGCTGCTGCACGATTTTGTCGCGTGA
- the LOC101782569 gene encoding protein CHROMATIN REMODELING 35 yields the protein MAAGSADGPADRSPSCSPSPWMDPAGFKRQKRGNEPSSPGTQSQSDIFLHNRCLRLQFLEQLRELKTGSFDLKAINTKRRELIGIIERLQQVPIQQLYASPVPKPSDSTPHNFGQIGRNYSSNNVIDLDADKDNFKYHTQANVGNISADSTISAVDSNDKDRVKSFGHENSSPNQNANYIGQHLLLEQPVRHQEIIKLDNCSSSTEPQVKKVKGGMDTDNGSVEDDLEEKGKVGRTLDKYVGSYKVPCEIVQNELQSNESNHHEKDSPVDELDDLWMGMSVALACSEQINQVGQNIVPIESNREETEDACNHDFLMKDDLGIVCRICGLIQKRIESIFEHSWKKCKQTYRTYPAKHRKSSDPDSTENPLGTNLNVVPDALSIHPQHSQQMKPHQVEGFNFLIKNLADQNNPGGCILAHAPGSGKTFLLISFVHSFLARYPAGRPLIMLPKGILGTWKSEFLRWQVENIPLYDFYSSKANSRSEQCKILKLWEENRSILLLGYQQFAHIISDDSSDRETLVCREKLLRVPSLVILDEGHTSRNDQTDLLSALETIQTPRKVVLTGTLFQNHVSERSRAIMKRILTKVDMVRTSVRSKTISEKVFYELIEENLQKDSKTMRVMIIQNLRELTENILHYYQGEILKELPGLVDFTVFLNMSTKQEDVVKDLVGLKRFEAHAKCNAVSLHPCLKDVKNVDKKNRNISKRKMDSIVHGIDINDGVKARFIYNLLSLSEAAGEKVLVFSQYVRSLDFLEMLFTKMKGWKAGVNTFLMDGGLTQEQREQAVERFNNSPEAKVFLGSIKACGEGISLVGASRVVILDVHENPAVMRQAIGRAFRPGQSKMVYCYRLIAAGTLEEADHHTAFKKEQVSKLWFEWDELCNNEDFELTKVDVSDCKDRFLESSALQEDIKSLFKR from the exons ATGGCGGCAGGTTCCGCCGACGGCCCGGCGGACCGCTCACCGTCGTGTTCCCCTTCTCCATG gaTGGATCCTGCTGGCTTCAAAAGGCAGAAACGTGGCAATGAGCCTAGCTCACCAGGGACCCAGTCCCAGTCAGACATCTTCCTTCATAATAGATGTCTTCGTCTTCAGTTTCTTGAGCAACTCAGAGAATTGAAAACTGGGAGTTTCGATCTGAAGGCAATCAACACCAAACGGCGTGAACTTATTGGCATCATAGAAAGGCTACAGCAAGTACCTATCCAACAGCTTTATGCCAGCCCAGTGCCTAAACCATCAGATTCAACACCACATAATTTTGGGCAAATTGGGAGAAATTATAGCTCCAATAATGTTATCGACTTGGATGCAGACAAAGACAATTTTAAATACCATACCCAAGCTAATGTAGGCAACATTAGTGCTGACTCAACAATTTCAGCAGTTGATTCTAATGACAAGGACAGGGTTAAATCCTTTGGACATGAGAATTCATCTCCTAATCAAAATGCTAATTATATCGGGCAGCACCTGCTGCTTGAGCAGCCTGTCAGACATCAGGAAATCATCAAGTTGGATAATTGCAGTAGCAGTACTGAACCACAGGTTAAGAAAGTGAAGGGTGGCATGGACACTGACAACGGTTCTGTTGAG GACGATCTTGAAGAGAAAGGAAAGGTTGGAAGAACATTAGATAAATATGTCGGTTCCTACAAAGTACCTTGTGAAATTGTACAAAATGAACTACAGAGCAACGAGAGTAATCATCATGAGAAAGACAGCCCGGTTGATGAGCTGGATGATCTTTGGATGGGCATGTCAGTTGCACTGGCATGTTCAGAG CAGATCAATCAAGTCGGTCAGAATATAGTTCCAATAGAGAGTAACCGTGAGGAAACAGAGGATGCATGTAACCATGACTTCCTGATGAAAGATGATTTGGGCATTGTGTGCCGTATTTGTGGTCTGATTCAAAAGCGCATCGAAagtatttttgagcattcatgGAAAAAG TGCAAGCAGACGTACAGAACATACCCAGCAAAACACAGAAAATCTAGTGATCCAGATTCAACTGAGAATCCTTTAGGTACTAATCTCAATGTGGTTCCTGATGCTCTGTCAATCCATCCTCAACATTCACAACAGATGAAACCTCACCAAGTGGAAGGTTTCAATTTCCTGATCAAGAATCTAGCAGATCAGAACAATCCAGGAGGGTGTATTCTAGCACATGCGCCTGGTTCTGGAAAGACCTTTCTGCTGATCAGTTTTGTCCACAGCTTTCTGGCCAGGTACCCTGCTGGGAGGCCATTGATTATGCTTCCAAAGGGTATCTTGGGGACATGGAAAAGTGAGTTTCTCCGCTGGCAAGTTGAGAACATTCCTCTGTATGACTTTTACTCCTCCAAAGCTAATAGCCGGTCTGAGCAGTGTAAAATTTTGAAATTGTGGGAAGAAAACAGAAGCATATTGCTGCTTGGCTATCAGCAATTTGCACACATAATTTCGGATGACTCTTCTGATAGAGAAACATTAGTGTGCAGAGAGAAGCTGCTGAGGGTCCCTAGCCTTGTAATTCTAGACGAAGGCCACACCTCGAGAAACGACCAAACAGACTTGCTCAGTGCACTTGAAACTATCCAAACTCCTCGAAAAGTGGTGCTCACAGGAACCTTGTTCCAGAACCACGTAAGTGAG AGATCCCGTGCAATCATGAAGCGTATACTGACAAAGGTGGACATGGTACGGACGAGTGTGCGATCGAAAACCATATCTGAAAAGGTTTTCTATGAGTTGATTGAGGAGAACCTTCAGAAGGATTCAAAAACAATGAGAGTGATGATTATTCAGAATCTACGCGAGCTAACTGAGAACATACTCCACTATTACCAAGGTGAGATCTTGAAGGAGCTCCCTGGACTCGTGGATTTCACAGTTTTCCTAAATATGAGTACCAAACAGGAAGATGTCGTCAAGGATTTGGTAGGATTGAAAAGATTTGAAGCACATGCAAAATGCAATGCTGTTTCTCTTCATCCATGCTTAAAAGATGTCAAGAATGTTGacaagaaaaatagaaacatCAGCAAAAGGAAGATGGATTCAATCGTACACGGAATTGACATCAATGATGGGGTGAAGGCAAGGTTCATATACAATCTGTTGTCTCTTTCAGAAGCCGCAGGAGAGAAGGTACTTGTGTTCAGCCAGTATGTGCGCTCTCTTGATTTCTTGGAAATGCTGTTCACCAAAATGAAAGGATGGAAGGCAGGAGTTAACACTTTCCTGATGGATGGCGGTTTAACTCAAGAGCAGCGAGAGCAAGCAGTTGAGAGATTCAACAACTCACCGGAAGCTAAAGTCTTCTTAGGCTCCATCAAGGCGTGCGGGGAGGGGATCTCCCTTGTTGGTGCATCTCGTGTTGTCATTTTGGATGTCCATGAGAATCCTGCTGTGATGCGGCAGGCAATCGGACGGGCATTTAGACCAGGGCAGTCTAAAATGGTGTACTGTTACCGCCTCATTGCTGCTGGCACATTAGAGGAAGCGGATCACCACACTGCCTTCAAGAAAGAGCAAGTATCGAAGCTGTGGTTTGAGTGGGATGAGCTTTGCAACAATGAGGATTTTGAGCTCACCAAGGTTGATGTTTCAGACTGCAAGGACAGGTTTCTTGAAAGCTCTGCACTTCAAGAAGATATCAAATCCCTATTTAAGAG GTGA
- the LOC101753259 gene encoding pentatricopeptide repeat-containing protein At5g01110, with product MAVARRLHRLPTATAAAKRSAGTLASSLGGIGARPSTAALAAAATAAAGAGRASECQSLLLRMSRRRGASRREIVSSLLASCPTTPQPQVFDLLIRTYTQSRKPREAFEAFRLLLDHRVPVPASASNALLAALSRAEWPHLAAEAYRLVLSSDSEVNAYTLNIMVHNYCKTLEFDKVDAVISEMEKRCVFPDVVTHNVMVDARFRAGDVDAAMAVVDSMANKGLKPGIVTYNSVLKGLCKHRRLDKAKEVFRAMDQCGVAADVWSFNILIGGFCRVGEVEEAVKFYKEMQQRGVTPDMVSFSCLIGLFSRRGKMDRAAEYLSKMRGSGLVPDGVIYTMVIGGFCRAGSMSEALRIRDEMVGCGCLPDVVTYNTLLSGLCKQRKLLDAEELLNEMKERGVTPDLCTFTTLIHGYCREGNIEKALQLFDTLLHQRLRPDVVTYNSLIDGMCRKGDLTKANELWDDMHALEIFPNHVTYSILIDSHCEKGQVEDAFRFLDEMVDKGIVPNIMTYNSIIKGYCRSGNVRKGQQFLQKMRQDNILPDLITFNTLIYGYVKEEKMDEAFNVFNIMEKEMVQPDVVTYNMLINGFSEHGNVQEAGWIFKKMGERGIEPDRYTYMSMINGHVAAGNSKEAFQLHDEMIHRGFAPDDKF from the coding sequence ATGGCGGTCGCCCGTCGCCTCCATCGCCTTCCCacggccaccgcggccgccaaGCGGTCGGCCGGAACTCTCGCCTCCAGCCTAGGAGGAATCGGCGCGAGACCCTCAACGGCCGCCCTGGCTGCCGCCGCtacagccgccgccggcgccggccgcgcctccgAGTGCcagtccctcctcctccgcatgtcgcgccgccgcggcgcctcccGCCGCGAGATCGTGTcctccctcctcgcctcctGCCCCACCACCCCGCAGCCGCAGGTCTTCGACCTCCTCATCCGCACCTACACCCAGTCCCGCAAGCCCCGGGAGGCCTTCGAGGccttccgcctcctcctcgaccaCCGCGTCCCCGTCCCGGCCTCCGCATCCAacgccctcctcgccgcgctctccCGGGCCGAGTGGCCTCACCTCGCCGCGGAGGCCTACCGCCTCGTCCTCTCGTCCGACTCTGAGGTAAACGCATACACGCTCAACATCATGGTCCACAACTACTGTAAAACCTTAGAGTTCGATAAGGTTGACGCTGTCATCTCCGAGATGGAGAAGAGATGCGTATTTCCGGATGTGGTTACGCATAATGTGATggttgatgccagatttcgtGCCGGAGATGTGGATGCAGCAATGGCAGTGGTCGATTCGATGGCTAATAAGGGGTTGAAGCCTGGGATCGTGACGTACAATTCAGTGTTGAAGGGGTTGTGCAAGCACAGAAGGTTGGATAAAGCGAAGGAGGTGTTCAGGGCAATGGACCAGTGCGGTGTTGCAGCGGATGTTTGGAGTTTCAATATTTTGATTGGGGGATTCTGTAGAGTTGGGGAGGTTGAGGAGGCAGTGAAGTTTTACAAGGAGATGCAACAGCGTGGTGTTACACCAGATATGGTGAGCTTTAGCTGCTTGATTGGATTGTTCTCAAGGAGAGGGAAGATGGATCGTGCAGCGGAATACTTGAGCAAAATGAGGGGTTCTGGTTTGGTGCCTGACGGTGTTATTTACACAATGGTCATAGGTGGGTTTTGTAGGGCTGGGTCAATGTCTGAGGCTCTGAGAATTAGGGATGAGATGGTCGGTTGTGGATGTCTACCAGATGTGGTAACTTACAATACCCTGTTGAGTGGTCTTTGTAAGCAGCGCAAGTTGCTTGATGCTGAGGAGCTTTTGAATGAGATGAAGGAGAGAGGGGTTACACCAGATTTATGCACTTTCACAACTTTGATTCATGGGTACTGTAGGGAGGGTAACATAGAGAAAGCATTGCAATTGTTTGACACATTGTTGCACCAGCGCTTGAGGCCAGATGTTGTGACATACAATAGTTTGATTGATGGGATGTGCAGGAAAGGCGATCTGACCAAAGCTAATGAGCTTTGGGATGATATGCATGCTCTGGAAATCTTCCCCAATCATGTTACCTACAGCATCCTGATAGACAGCCACTGTGAGAAGGGACAAGTTGAAGATGCATTCCGTTTTTTGGATGAAATGGTTGATAAAGGTATTGTACCAAACATCATGACCTACAATTCCATTATCAAGGGTTATTGCCGGTCAGGTAATGTAAGAAAGGGGCAGCAGTTTTTGCAAAAGATGAGGCAAGACAACATATTACCAGATTTAATTACTTTCAACACCCTGATCTATGGTTAtgttaaagaagaaaaaatggacGAAGCTTTCAATGTGTTTAACATAATGGAGAAGGAAATGGTACAGCCAGACGTTGTCACATATAATATGCTCATAAATGGGTTTTCTGAACATGGCAATGTGCAAGAAGCTGGTTGGATTTTCAAGAAAATGGGTGAGAGAGGAATTGAACCGGATAGATATACATACATGTCTATGATTAATGGTCATGTTGCAGCTGGCAACTCGAAGGAGGCATTTCAGCTTCATGATGAAATGATTCATAGAGGATTTGCTCCTGATGACAAATTCTGA